The window taCAATTGATATTATCATGTGAACGTGAAGAATGACACGTCGTCGTTTTAATACCAGATATATATGGAATTATTTTATGACAAATGTAACTTTTATATTACctgatgaatgaaaaaaattacttaaaataaaaacagaatGTATATCTTTgtgtttacatttttattttacttttgtgtctctttttttttctttcggatgatttatttttttaaatattttagtgatctcaactatatataaaaattgaggAATGATAGGGAGCACTACTTTGGGGGAGCGACTCGTACAACGAAAGTGAcctcgttgttatacaaaagatACCTCGtcccttttgtataacaacgaggtctcttttgtataacaacaAAGTCACCTTCGTATAATTTCGCTGTACGAGTCGCTCCCCCAAAATAGTACtcccaatcatttttcataaaaattatataaatatgaattcaagtccaaaatataatatcattgtCAGCCAATTGAATAGCAATTATGTCGGCTATGAATTATTGTAGAATTCAAGTTGTGAGTTGTGACGGCTAATCCAAAAACAGGTTTGGAGTGCTAGAGTTTCTCTATAAATAGATTCTAGCCCATCTAAGCTAATTAACTCATCATCTTCATTATTCTCCTTCTTCCTTAACTACTTTACTATCCTCATCTCCATATAATTAACAAATCTGTTTGCAAATCAAAATGGCCCTTTCTCTAGGATACTTTGAGATTGCAACAACCCTGTTGTTTATCTTGGTTATTGCTAATTTCTTCCGAATCAACCGCAAGTCATTCCACACGAACGTTCCCTTCGAATGGCCACTCATCGGAATGCTTCCCGCAGTCATCGATAACATGAACCGTGTCCACGATCGTTTGGTCGAAATTCACACAATCGTCGGACCTACATTCCTCTTCAAATtccctttcttcttcaatatgAGCTTATTGTCGAGTGTGGATCCGATGGACATGCATTACATAATGAGCAAGAACATGCAAAACTTTCCTAAGGCGCCTCTCTTCTCGAAAATGTTTGATTTCATGGGTAAAGCGTGGTTCAACTGCGACGGCGAAGAGTGGAAGATACAGAGAAGGGTGGTCCAAGTGCTTCTCACCAATAACCGCTTCAACCGGTTCTTGGGAAAGACAAGCGCACGTAACATCGAGAAAGGGTTGATACCTGTTCTTGATAACGCGGCTAATAATGGATCGGTCCTTGACTTGCAAGATGTGTTCAATAGGTTGACATTTGATACGTCATGTAAGATTGTAACGGGTTACAATCCATGTAGCCTCTCCCTTAAGTTACCGGAGATACCATTCTCCAAGGCATTAGATGAGGCAGAAGAGTCGGTTTTGTTACGCCATGCCATGCCCGAGTCCGTTTGGAAGCTTTTGAAATGGATGAACATTGGATCCGAAAAAACTCTTACACATGCATGGGCCATATTGGATGTGGAAATCGGGAAATTGATATCCATGAAGAGAGAACAGCTCGCTAAGGAGACGTACGACCCAACTGAATTAGTTAATGGATCGGAACAAAAGGAAGAAGGAATCGACATCTTGACGTCGTACTTATACGCCAATGAACAAATGTACGCATCGTTAAAGATTGACGATAACTTCTTAAGAGACACAATTCTAAACTACATGTTAGCCAGCCGAGACACAACGATATCTTCCCTAACTTGGTTCATCTGGCTGGTAATAATTTACCCAGAAACCCTAAACAAGATCAGGGAAGAGCTCAAATCGGTCTTACCATCGTTGGAATCCGAAAACCCATGCATATTCAAATCTGAAGATGTGAACAAGCTTACATATCTCCATGCATGCGTTTGTGAAAGTTTAAGACTCTATCCACCTGTGCCATTTCAACTTAGAGTACCAGAAAAGCCAGACAAGCTTCCTAGCGGAGTTTGTGTAACTCCAAATGATAAAATCATCATGTCAGTTTATGCAATGGCAAGAATGAAGTCTATATGGGGTGAAGATTGTTCGGAATTCAAGCCTGAAAGGTGGATAACGGAAAAAGGAGGGATTAAACACGAGCCAACGTATAAATACCCAGTGTTTAACGATGGACCGAGGAATTGTCTTGGGAAGGATATGGCGCTTAATCATACGAAGATGGTGGCCGCAACAATAATCCATAATTACAATTTAGAGATGATGGAAGGACATGTTGTGGAGAAGAATTGTTCCATTATATTGTATATGAAGCATGGCCTGAAGGTGAATGTGTTTAAAAGATGGAcctagaaagagagagagagaaaagattGAGATTTCTTTAACCTAAATATAAATGGTGTCGGTGGTGTGTACTTTATCTTTGATATTTATcgtgattattaattaatgtgatttGTATTGTTTGGAGAAGATGATATTACAGTTGTTATATACATGTTTtatcaaataaagaaaataaatgtctattttttttaaacttttaagcttatttgattgaatatataactatgaattttataaattcatattactacaactatattttttttacatctCACTAACTATACAATTCGGCATGGCAGTAAGGTGACGGTTTGCTAATCCAAAGGAACCAAATTATTTTGTAGTTCGGTTTTGGTATTTTGGGTCAGAAACCGAATCGAAACCCCCATACGAGAGGTTTCTAccaaggatgacaatttgaaaccgtaCCGCAATAATCAAATCGAATGGTCCGTTTGAAGTTATTTtcccccgaaaccgaacgaaGATAGGATtgtgatgatatttgtgttCCCGCCCCGATCTTACTCAAATTCTGTCCCGAATACTATAaactcaattaaatatataaaattacaaatatatttaattattcattatattttataagagttttaagtttatttatttataataatataaatttttttgtatattataatatataatatattaaaaaaattgtttatataattttattaaataattttttatttttttaaaaactattttataaacGGCGCCTCTACGTATTCTCCGAAACCGGACGGAATGAGAatagtattaaaaatatcatcGAAATAAAAAcagaacaataataataaatgcatTTCCCGTCTCAAACTACCCATTTGGATCCCTAATTCCTACCTCTCCAAAGACAGAATTgagaga is drawn from Impatiens glandulifera chromosome 3, dImpGla2.1, whole genome shotgun sequence and contains these coding sequences:
- the LOC124928740 gene encoding alkane hydroxylase MAH1-like, producing the protein MALSLGYFEIATTLLFILVIANFFRINRKSFHTNVPFEWPLIGMLPAVIDNMNRVHDRLVEIHTIVGPTFLFKFPFFFNMSLLSSVDPMDMHYIMSKNMQNFPKAPLFSKMFDFMGKAWFNCDGEEWKIQRRVVQVLLTNNRFNRFLGKTSARNIEKGLIPVLDNAANNGSVLDLQDVFNRLTFDTSCKIVTGYNPCSLSLKLPEIPFSKALDEAEESVLLRHAMPESVWKLLKWMNIGSEKTLTHAWAILDVEIGKLISMKREQLAKETYDPTELVNGSEQKEEGIDILTSYLYANEQMYASLKIDDNFLRDTILNYMLASRDTTISSLTWFIWLVIIYPETLNKIREELKSVLPSLESENPCIFKSEDVNKLTYLHACVCESLRLYPPVPFQLRVPEKPDKLPSGVCVTPNDKIIMSVYAMARMKSIWGEDCSEFKPERWITEKGGIKHEPTYKYPVFNDGPRNCLGKDMALNHTKMVAATIIHNYNLEMMEGHVVEKNCSIILYMKHGLKVNVFKRWT